Within the Borrelia parkeri genome, the region AAAGGAACAAGCTTAATATTGTCACATAAACCAAAACAAGCAATTGAAGCTTTTAAAAAGGCAATTACAATCGACCAAAATTATGATACTGCCTACTATAAAAAAGGAATAGCTGAAGAACAAAACAATAATAAACAAAATGCTTTTTTAAGTTTCAAAAAAGCTTATGAGATTACAAAAAATCCTCATTATGCTTTAAAAGCAGGAATTATTGCAAACCATATCGGGGATTTTAAAAACAGCGAAAAATATCTAGACAAAGCAAGTACTTCGATAAAAGAAAAAAACGATATCATGTTTTATAATCTAGCAATAGCAAAATTTGAAAATGATAATCTTAATGAATCACTAACAAACATCAATAAAGCCCTTGACATAAATCCAGAAAAATCTGAGTATTTATATTTAAAAGCATCTATTTATTTGACTAAAGCAAATTATAATGAAGCAATACCACTCTACAATAGTGTAATTTTAAAAAATCCTGAAAATATTACGGCTCATATCAATCTAGCAAGATCATACGAAAAGTCAGGCAATGAACCAAAAGCAATTGAAATCCTTGAGAAAATTAGCAATAAAAATCATTTATTAGCACTAAACAATCTTGGCATACTTTATAAAAATCAAGGAAACTATCAAAAAGCAATAGAAACTTTTCAAAAAGCAGAAGCTCACTCAAGTCTTGAAGCAAAATACAATCTTGCAACTGCCTTAATTGCTATTAAAGATAATAAAAGAGCTATGGAAAAATTAAAAGAATACATTAAAATAAATCCAAACAACCCAGAAGCTCTACATGCATTAGGCATAATAGAATATAATGATAATGGGAATGATAAAATACTTAAAGAAGTTATCAACAAATTTCCCAATTACAAACAAAATAAAACAATAATAAAGATTATAGGCAAATGAATAAAATAAAATTTTTAGATAGAAGTCTAGTACAAAAAATAGCAGCAGGAGAAGCAATAGATAGACCTTGTTCAATTTTAAGAGAATTACTTGACAATTCAATAGATTCTGGAGCAGATAAAATTGAAGTTTTTCTTGAAGAAGGTGGGATTCGAAGAATACTAATAACAGACAATGGGAGTGGAATAAGCAAAGAAGATTTAAAGATATGTTACCTACCCCATACCACTTCAAAAATAAATGAAGAGAAAGACCTTGAAAAAATCCAAACACTAGGATTTAGAGGGGAAGCCCTCTCAAGTATTGCCATCTGTTCAAATCTTACAATCACAAGTTCAACTACAGGAGAAGACAGCTACCAAATTGAAGTTGAAAATGGAACTGAAAAATATTTTAAAAAACAATCCGCAATAAATGGAACAATAGTAGATGTTACAAATCTATTCCACAATTTCCCAGCAAGAAAAAGATTCTTAAAAAAAGACTCTATTGAGACAAAAATGTGTTTAAAAGTTTTTGAAGAAAAAGCTGTTACTCATCCTGGTATTGACTTTAAATTAAGTCTAAATAATGAACTAAGAAAAGTTTACTTTAAAGAAAGCTTAATAAATAGAGTTCAGAGTGTATATGGAGAAATAATAGAAAACAATAAATTTGGGAAAATAGAAACAGAATACGAAAATGTACAAATGAAAATCTTTTTTGCTCCACCCAATTTTTCAAGAAAAGACAGACGAAACATAAAAATATTCCTCAATAGGAGACCTGTTGAAGAGCACAATCTATCTGAAGCAATAATTGATGGACATAGCAGAATACTAACTAATAGAAATTTCCCAATATGTTATTTATTTCTAGAAATAGATCCCAGATACGTAGATTTTAATATACATCCTCAAAAAAAAGAAGTAAGATTTTTTAACTTACCATTTCTTCCTAAGCAAGTTTCAAGCAATATTAACGAATTTTTTGACAGAGAACGAAAAGAGATTTTACAAGACTACCATAACATAATAATCAAAAGGCAAATAACAAATGATGCTCATCTATTACACCCTGAAGATGATCCAACAAATTCAGATTTTCAAGCTTATAAAATCATACAAAACGAATCATTGATTCTAGATAAACCTCAAAACAATAAAATAACAAACATAATAGAAGACAAGGTAAAATTTGAAAGTCAAAACCCAATTCAAAAAGATAAAACATCATTCAAAAGCTATATCCAAAATATTCTCCTAGAAAATCCTACAATGCCAAATGATTTTCAAAGACCAATAGCAAAACATGAATTTAAATATAGGGGACAACTATTTTCAGAATTTTTAATAGTAGAAAAAGATAATGAGGTTTTCTTCATAGATCAGCATGCACTTCATGAAAAAGTCATATATCAAACTTTAATAAATTCAGAAAAAATTACCCAAAAACTTCTAATACCAATTGAATTTCAAGTAGACTGTGAAGATACAGATAAAATATTAGCAAGTGAATTGGAAGAATATAAAAAATTAGATATTATAGTTACCAAAATAAAGGAACAAACCTACCAACTCGAATCAATTCCCAATATCTGCAACAAATATGAAAATGTTATCATCCAATTTTTTAAGACAAGAAAAAGTAAAACAATTGATTCTCTGGAAACTGACTTATATGCAACTATTGCATGTAGACAAGCTATTAAATGCAATGATACAATAAGTTTTGAATTTAGTCAATTTTTAATAAATGAATTTTTCAATCTCAAACTAAAATACTGCCCACATGGAAGAAAAATTTACCATAAAATTTCTAAATTTGAGCTTGAAAAAAGTGTTAACAGAAAATAAAATGAACATGGAAGCCGCTTATGATAAAAGATATTAAATCCAAAATTCAAGAACTGATCCCACAAAGAGATAAAAAATTAGTTGAACTTGGCAAGGTACTTAAAAACAGTAACGTAATAGAGCTTAAAAAATTAAAATCTTACACATCTTTAAAATTAATTGAAAAAGAAATATCTCAGCTTAAAGCAAGCCTAAATAAAATAGAAGATAATGAGAGTAAACTAAAAGAATTATATAAAAAGGTCAAAGACTATAAAAAAAGCAAAAAACATATCCTAAAAGCATACGAAAAAAAACTTAAAAAAATTACTGAAATAATAATAAACAAATATCCAAATAATCTTTCAACAATTTTAGAATACAAAATGAATTTTACCAAATCAACACTTGAAAAGCATAAATACAAAACAACAGAAATAATAAAACTCAATGAAAAAATTAATTTCTTCAAAAGACTTATCATAAACATTACACTAATGCTAAAAGACATCATAAATAAAATAAACATAGAAAAAATGTCAAAAGAATTCGAGAAAAAAATATTAAAAGAACATTTATTTTCAGACAATTTAGAAAATTTAATTGATGAATTTGTAGAAAACAAAGACTTAAGCAAAGCAACTGTTGAAGAATATAGGTTAATAAATGAAATTCAAACAGAAATTGTAAAAATAAACAATGAAATAAAACATAAAAGTATAAAAGATAACATTAATAGTAAGAATAAAATAGAATGTGCTATTAATGCTGTTCAAACAAATAGAGAATTAATTTTAAAAAAAATTGCAGAAGAATTTGTTGAGATGTCAAAAACAGAAAAGGGATTAAATAAAACTGGAACAATTAATTCATTGTTAGAAACAATAAAAAATATAAATCAACAGATATCCAAATTGAATGCAGATTTAATAAAAGCAATAAAAATAGATGAAGTTGTAAAAGTGAAATCAAAAATGCAACAACTCATCAAAAATAAAGAATCAATTGAGGCCAAATTAAACGAATTAAATTCAAAAATAGAAATCATACAAAATGAAATTGACGAACTTGACAATCAATAAAAAATCAATATAATGATTTAAGGTATTTCTAAGCTTTAATTGGCATAAAAAGTATTTAATCACTTTTAAGAACTTTTTTAGCTTGTCTTTACTTATATGGGGCCTATAGCTCAGTTGGTTAGAGCACCCGACTCATAATCGGGTGGTCCCAGGTTCAAGTCCTGGTAGGCCCAAACTAGTTTAATCTAAAAAATAAATTAGAATGTTTGCCCACATAATAAAACCCTAAATAAGCATCCAAGTTATCATCATCCAGCTGAATATTCATTAAATCTTCGATTTTAACAATTGAATAGAAAAAATCAATTTCATCCTTAGGAGTCTTAATCAAATATAAATTATTACCACTAATTTCATTTAACTTAAGCTTATCTTTCGAGTTATACATATAATAATGAATTAAAGTCAATTCTTCTTCCGACAAGCTTAAATTTATAACAATATCTCTACTATATACCCTCATTCCAGAATCAATAAGATGAACTTGTGCCACAAAATTTTCAAAAGTCTTATCAAAAACATTAAACCTTAAATCTTTACAATAAAGAACATTTTTCCCAAGAACAGAACCTATAAAAGAAGAAGTATATTTATCCTTAGCTACTTCAATAAACTCCTTACTATCCATGTTTTCAACAAAAAATTTAATCACATCATTAGAATTTAAAACTTTAACGGCAAAATCAAAAGTCATAAAATAATCGAATTTATCTTTAGCGAAATAATAATTAATTACATAATCAACTTCCCTGATATCAGGATAGTTCATCTCACAAGAACAAAAAAAAATAAAAAATAATAACAATATGTTACTCTTTAACTCTCTCAGCATACTCTTTAGTTTCGGAATTAACTAAAATTTTATCTCCAACATTAATAAAAAGAGGTGCTTTTACCACCAATCCCGTATGAAGGGTAACATTCTTCATTGCATTAGTTACAGTATCACCTTTCACAGCAATCTCAGCATCTATAACCTCAAATGCAACTTTTGGAGGCAATTTAAGATCAATAACTTCTTTACCCCATTTAACAAGAGAATAAATCTCAGCTTCTTGCAAAAACATAACCTTGTCCTCAATATTTGCAATCTCTCTTAAGTTCACATCAAATTGATCATAAGTTTCTAGATCCATAAAAATAAGATTTTCATTCTCTTTATAAAGATACTGAGAAGCAACTTCTAACACTTCAATTTCTTCTACTGTATCAGCACCCTTTAAAGTTTCCTTAACAACAGACTTGTTTTTAAGATTTTTAAGCTTCAATCTTACAATAGAACCTCCCCTACCCATTTTTGAAAACTCTCTCTCAAGAACAATATGTGGCATGCCTTTAAAAAGCAAAAAAGTACCTTTTTCAATATCTCCCGATTTAATTGTACCCATCTACTACCTCAAATTCTTAATGTATATAATAACTTATATCAAAAAATCAAAATATTTACTATTCATTGACTTATCTAAGATTAATGATATTATATATAGTTGTAAAAGGAGTTAATTTAATGCAGGTTATCAAAATGCTCTTTACTATTTCAGTAGCTTTTTTATTTAGCAATTGTACAAACAAAGACAAAGAAAATGTCATTGCAATTGGTGGATCTACCTCGACAACCTCTATTATGGATGAAATGATCCTACGATATCAAAAAATAAACAATCAACTTAAAGTCACTTATGATGCTCAAGGCAGTAGTGTTGGCATTAAAGGATTATTTGATGGTATTTATAAAATGGCTATCTCTTCAAGAGAGGCAACTGAAGAAGAAATAGCTCAAGGAGCAAAAATTACAATCATTGCTTATGACGCTTTAATATTCATTACAAGCCCTGATATCAAAATCACAAATATTACAGAAGAAGATTTAGTAAAAATACTTAATGGAAATATTAGAAATTGGCAACAAGTTGGTGGACATGATGCTAAAATTAACTTCATAAACCGAGATTCATCATCAGGCTCTCACTCATCTATAAAAGAACTGGTTCTTGATAAAATATTAAAAAATCCTGAAGAAGCTCAATTCAGACAAGATAGTATTATGGTCAAATCCAATGGTGAAGTCATTGAAAAAATAAGTCTCACACCCCACTCAATTGGTTACATTAGTTTTGGATATGCAAGAGGTGCAATAGAAAAAGGGCTACATACACTCTCAATAAACAGCATATATCCTACAAAAGAAACAATAACAAAGGACAAATATAATATAAAGAGAAGGCTAATAGCGATCACAAACAGTATTTCTGAGGATCAGAACATACTTGATTTTATTAACTTTATGCTAAGTCCAAATGGACAAGATATTGTTGAAGAACAAGGGTTCATAAAGGTTCATACAACTGAAAATAACTAAAATCATGACAAAATTGTCTTAAGAATTTAAGTTAAATACAAATTTAACAAAATTCGATTTCTATAGGGGAACTCTTTTAAAGCATGAAATTAACTTTAAAGACAAAAAGAAATATTGTTAGATTGGCTTTCAACTGTTTTATTTTTACATCCGCAACAATTAGTACCTTGACAATATTATTACTAGTCTTATTCATCATTAAAAATGGACTAGCACCCTTGCTTAATAATAAAATTAAAGTTTTTAATTTTCTATTCAGCACAAACTGGGATCCTACTAGCAGATTACAAAAATCTTACGGAATTTTATCTTTTATTATAAATTCAGCTTTAACAACATTTTTTTCTGTCCTAATTGCACTACCAATTGGACTTGGTTTTGCAATTTACCTGTCTGAGAAAACCAAAGGCATTTACCAAAAGACATTACAAACCATAATAGAACTCTTAGCAGGAATCCCAAGCGTAGTATATGGATTTTTTGGAAGCACATTCATAGCCACCCTTATAAAGAACACTTTTAGAAGAGAAGATAACTTAGGATATAATTTAATAACCTCAGTAATAGTTTTAAGCATAATGATACTCCCAACAATAATTAGCGTCTCATACACATCACTTAAAGCTGTTCCAAAATCATATAAACTAGCATCTCTTGCACTAGCTGCAACAGATTGGCAAACAATATATAAAGTGATGATTCCTTCAGCTGGAAAAGGAATTTTAGCAGGAGTAATACTAGCAATTGGAAGAGCTATTGGTGAGACAATAGCAGTTTTAATGGTTGGTGGGGGTTCACCTCTATTTATACAAAATATATTCTCACCTATTAGAACACTAACGGTAAACATTGCAATAGATATTGGATATGCATCTGGAACACACAAAGAGGCCCTATTTTCTACAGCTTTGGTCTTGCTATTATTAGTCATAATAATAAATTCAATTAAACACTTTATTTTATCTTCATCTAAAAGGCTAAAAATCAAGTGAATACAATTCAAACAAATAAATTATTCAATAAAATTTCATTTTGCATAATCAAATTCATTGCTTATTTTTTAATAACACTATTATTTTTTCTAATATCGTATATAATATACAATTCACTATTCTTTACAAGCAAAAAACAAACATTATTTTTAGATGAAACAAAACACTTTTTACCATTCAAATTGAAAAACAAAATAATCAAAATTGCATTTATTATTAATAAAAGCATAAAAGCGGAAGAAATTACTACGCAAGATATCTACAATATATACAATAATAAAATTTCACATTGGGGAAGCATATCAGATCAAAGTATTGACATAGTTCCAATTGCAAGTTCACAGTCAAATCTTGCAAGTACAGTCATACTACAAACTTTTACCAAAGACAATAAATTTAATAACAGGTATATAAAGCTTGTAGAATCAAATGAAAAGATAATAGAAACTGTCAACAAAACAACAGGGGCTATTGGTTACTTAACAAAAGAAGAGCTTGAAAAATTAGATTTTAAAAAATATTCAGAAATTAAATCCCTAAAAATTAAATCAATGTCTATTTTAGTAGGCAAAAAAACACTACAAAAAAGTGAAAATGAAATTATTAATATACTAAGCCTTAATCAGATTAAAAAATTACTCATCAAAAAGACAGACTGGAATGACTTAATATCTAAAAATATTAAATTAAATATCATAAAATACTCAGATTATGATCAAAATGCAATAAAAACAGTAGAAGAACATGAAGGCACAATTGCAGTTGTACCTTGGCATTCTTTCTATAAAAGTGATGCTCCTTTTCTCAAATTATACTATATGAAAAAAGACATGCCTTTAAACTTAAATTTTATATTATCTACTCCAAGAAATTCTGGAAAATACGGGGGTATTTCTTATTTAATCTTCAACACATTTTACGTCATACTATTAACAGCAATAATATCAATTTCAATAGGAATTAGTACGGGAATAATGCTTGCAGAATATACTTCAAATAAAATATTTTATAAAACAGTATCTATGAGTGTTGATATTTTATCATCCATCCCTGCTATCATTTTTGGACTTTTTGGACTTATCTTTTTTGTTCCAATCTTTGGCATGGGAATACTCTCAGGAGCAATAACAAGTTCTTTAATGATATTACCAATGATTATTAAAACAACTGAGGAAGCACTAAAATCAATTCCTAAATCATACAAATATGCCTCAGTTGCTCTAGGTGCCAATAAAACAGAAACTATAATCAAAATTTTACTACCCGCTTCTAGTCCAGGCATATTGACAGGAATAGTGCTTGCAATAGGACGTGCTCTTGGAGAAACTGCTGTACTCCTTTTTACAATGGGAACAAATTTAGGACTTGCAAGTTCTCTAAATGAACCTTCAAGAAGTTTAACTGTACATCTACTATTATTATTTCAAGAAGGATATTTAGACAAAGGTTTTGCAACAGCATCAATACTTATAATAATGATACTTTTAATAAATTTAACATCAAAATTTCTAATCAATAAATTATATAGGATTAAGTAAATGAGCCAAGACAAAGCAATTATTAAAACAGAAAATCTAAACTTATTTTATACAGATTTTAAAGCATTAAATAATATTAACATATCAATACTAAGAAATAGCATCACAGCCTTAATAGGTCCATCAGGTTGTGGAAAATCAACATTTCTTAGAACACTTAACAGAATGAATGATCTTGTGGAAGGCGTTAAAATAGAAGGAAAAGTTATGTACGAAGGTAAAAGTATTTACTCAAACAACTTTGATGTACTGGAACTTAGGAGAAAAATTGGAATGGTTTTTCAAACTCCTAATCCATTTTTAATGTCAGTTTATGACAACATAAGTTATGGACCTAAAATTCATGGAATTAAAGATAAAAAAAAACTTGATGAGATAGTTGAAAAATCCCTAATAAAATCTGCACTATGGAATGAAGTAAAAGATAAACTTAATAGAAATGCCTTAAGCCTTTCAGGGGGACAACAACAAAGACTTTGCATCGCAAGAACTCTTGCAATCGAACCAAATGTAATATTAATGGACGAGCCTACTTCTGCTCTTGATCCAATTTCAACAGGCAAAATTGAAGAGCTAATAATAAATTTAAAAGAAAGCTATACGATCATAATTGTAACTCATAATATGCAACAAGCCGGACGGATATCTGATCGAACTGCATTCTTCCTAAATGGATACATTGAAGAAGAAAGCCAAACAGATGAATTATTTTTCAATCCTAAAAATATTAAGACAGAAGAATATATTACTGGCAAGTTTGGCTAATTACCCCAAAGACACATCAAGGAACATCATTAAAGCAAATCCAATAACTCCAAATATGGTTGGAATTTTATTGTCAATATCTTTTCTCTTAGCTTCAGGTATTAATTGTTCAATTGAAACATAAATCATTGCCCCTGCAGAAAAAGATAAAGCAAAGGGTAGAATCCTAGTAAAAGTATAAACTGCATAAGATCCTAAAAATCCTCCAACAATTTCTACCAAACCTGACATCTGACCATAATTAAAACACTTCCATAAAGGAACATTACCTCGTCTTAAAGGCAAAGAAATTGCTGCACCTTCTGGCATATTTTGAATACCAATTCCTAATGTAAGAATCATAGCCCCAACTAAAGTATGAATATCAGGAGAAGAAGCTAAAGCTCCAAAAGCAACACCAACAGCAAGTCCTTCCGGAAAATTATGCAACGTAACAGCCGTAAAAAGCAAAAAATCCTTTTTACCATGTCTTGTTAAATCTTCATCAATAAATGCTAGTTTATCAAGATCTGGCACAAATACATCCACAATATATATAAAAAATGCTCCTAAGAGAAAACCAAAAACTGCTGGCACCCATGCAACATAACCAAGCTCTTCCGCCATCTCTATTGCTGGTTTAATAAGTGAAAAAAAACTAGCAGCAATCATAATTCCTGCTGAAAAGCCAAGCATAGCATCCATTATTTTATTGTTTACTTTTCTGAAACAAAAAACAGCAGCCGCTCCAAAGGCCGTAGTAAACCAAGTAAAAGTAGAACCTAAAAATCCTAAAAAAATAGGATGTAAAGTTAATAAATAATCACCTAAATGTTTAAACATAAAGTATCCTCCAATATTAATTGATCAAAATGCCTCTTATTCTCCTTACACCTGATGATGAAGCCTGTTCCTTTTGTATCTTAAAAATCCCAAGTTCACTAGTGTTCTTAACATGAGGACCACCACAAACTTCAATTGAAAAACCATCAATTTCATACACACTCACAATCTCTTCATATTTCTCACCAAATAAAGCCATAGCACCCTTAGCCAAGGCATCATCCAGACTCATTACAGTTCGCTTTACAGATAATTTATTTTTTATCTGTAAATTAACCATATCTTCAACCCTCTTTATCTCATCATCCGTCATTTTATAAGGATGACTAAAATCAAACCTTAGTCTCTCAGCAGTAATATTACTACCTTTTTGCCTTACATGATCACCTAAGACTAATTGAAGTGCCTTATGAAGCAAATGAGTGGCTGTATGTAGCTTGGTAGTCTCATATGTACAATCCGCAAGTCCCCCTTTAAAGACTTTATCACCTCCTTTCTTAGAAACCTTTCGATGATTCCTAAAATGCTCTTCAAAACCTGTCTTATCTATACTAAATCCATGTTCAGTTGCAAGTTCTTCCGTTATTTCATAAGGGAAACCATAAGTATCATAAAGTTTAAAAGCAATCTCACCAGGAATTAATTTCGATGATAAATGCTGAATTAATTTAATAAATTCTTGTTCACCATGACGCAAAGTTTTAAAAAATTTTTCTTCCTCTGTATTTAACTCAGCCTTAATAAAATCTTTCTTTTCTGTTAATTCTTTATAAAAAGATTTATAAATCTCTTCAACAGGATCAACAAGATCTGCTAAAACATGAGATTCCATCCCAAGTTTTTTTGCATACCTAATAGCTCTCCTAATGATTCTCCTTAAAACATATCCCTGTCCTATATTAGACGGAAGAACTGCAAAATTATCAGCCAAAATAAAACAACTGGCCTTAATATGATCAGCAATTATTCGAATAGATTTATCATCCTTTAAATTTTGTCCATAAATTTTGCCAGAAATTTTTTCGATCTTATCAATTATCGGTCTAAAAGCATCCGTGTCATAAACTGAAGACTTTCCCTGCAAAAACGTAATTGTTCTCTCAACACCCATGCCTGTATCCACACATTTCCGATTCAACTCTTCATAATTTCCATTCTCATCCCTTTTATATTGCATAAAAACATTATTCCAAATCTCAAAATACTTACCACAAGAACATGTAATATCACATTCATTAGAACACTTCTCTTTACCTGTATCTACAAAGATTTCAGTATCCGGCCCACAAGGCCCTACATTTCCAACAGGACCCCAAAAATTATGCTCTCTTGAGAGATAAAATATTCTATCCTTAGTAATTCCAAGACTTTCCCAAACACTAGCTGTCTTTGTATCCCGTGGAATACTCTCATCACCTTCAAAAACACTAACATAAAGCCTATCTTTTGAAATATTTAAGTAATCAGGTGAAGTTAAAAACTCAAAACTATACTTTACTGAAAGTTCTTTAAAATAAGCTCCAAGAGACCAATTTCCAAGCATTTCAAAAAAAGTTAAATGACTCAGATCTCCCACCTCATCAATATCTCCTGTTCTTAAACATTTCTGAACGTCAACTAACATATCTCCAGATGGATGTATTTCGCCAAGAAGATAAGGTACAAGCGGTTGCATGCCAGCTGTATTAAAAAGAACTGTAGAATCATTATCAGGAATTAAAGACTTGCCTGCAATCTCACAATGTCCCTTACTCTTAAAAAATTCTATATACTTTTTACGTAGTTCATCAAGTTTCACTAAATAAACTCCTCATTTTTTCTATATATCATTAATTCACCCTTTAAAGTTAACTCCTTAATATAATTAACAAAGGACGTAGTCATTGCTTTTATATCTTTCTTTTTCACCTCTTTCAAAAAAGACTCTTCTTCTAAAATAAGAGTTTTACGTCTTCTTGAAACATTGAAAAGAATTTTATCTCTAATTTCATCACTTTTATCTTTAATAATAATTGCAATATCGTTATCTGTAAATTCCCTTAAAATATTATGCATATCATTATCTGTAATTCTAAGTATTATATTAATATCAAATATTCTTTCTTTAATCTCACTATCTTTAACAGGATTTAAAACTTTCATATCAATATTACTCAAAAGATTTTTTTCATCCTCAGAATCCATATAACTCAAAATATCAACAAGTATCTTAGAACCATCAAGTTTTTCTGTCTTAAGTTTACCCTGGATTGCAAATCTACTCTTAAGTCTATCAGAGATAATCTCAATCATATCCATATTTAACTGTCTCGGCTTAGCAAGCTCCTTAACAAACTGTTTCTTAATATCTTTTTCCAACATAGAAAAAACATATTTTTTCTGTTCTTTGGTTAAATAATTATATATTATCAAAAGTGTTTGAATATTTTCATCTTTAATTAAAGCCCAAAGTTGTTCATTCTCAATACCAGACAAGTAATCAAAAGGCAAAAATGGATCAACTCCTGTAACTTTTCTATAAATCTCTTTTGCTTTTGCCTTACTTAAAGATTTATTTAATAAATCATAAGTAAATTTATCATCAATTTTTAAATATTTCCTCTCACTTTTTACTAAATCTTCAAATTCTTGAATAATTCGTTTTTTATCATCAGGGGTAATGTACTTAATTTTAGTAATTTCTCTAGTAATTGCAATTATATCAGCATCATCAAGCTCAGCCATAATTTTTGATGATTTTTCAAGACCAATAGCTAAGAAATATTTTGCTATTTTTGATATTTTACTCTCTTTGCGAATAAATCCTGGTTTCCCAACTCCTTTGCTAAGAGAACTTGAATTGCTGAAATCCTCTCTTTTGCCCCTCTTAATCAGATTTACCCATAACTTAAGCAGAGAACCTTGTATTTCAGGCAAATCATTATTTAACTCTTTTTTTTCAAATTCTTTAAAGGTCTTTACTCCCAAATTTTTTGCATTCTGATATTTGGAAAGCCTAGGATCCTGCATAGACCCCCTCAATATTTGTAAGAACCAATAAATGAGCGTGATCCTTGAAAATTTTAGCT harbors:
- the pstB gene encoding phosphate ABC transporter ATP-binding protein PstB, encoding MSQDKAIIKTENLNLFYTDFKALNNINISILRNSITALIGPSGCGKSTFLRTLNRMNDLVEGVKIEGKVMYEGKSIYSNNFDVLELRRKIGMVFQTPNPFLMSVYDNISYGPKIHGIKDKKKLDEIVEKSLIKSALWNEVKDKLNRNALSLSGGQQQRLCIARTLAIEPNVILMDEPTSALDPISTGKIEELIINLKESYTIIIVTHNMQQAGRISDRTAFFLNGYIEEESQTDELFFNPKNIKTEEYITGKFG
- the pstA gene encoding phosphate ABC transporter permease PstA, which gives rise to MNTIQTNKLFNKISFCIIKFIAYFLITLLFFLISYIIYNSLFFTSKKQTLFLDETKHFLPFKLKNKIIKIAFIINKSIKAEEITTQDIYNIYNNKISHWGSISDQSIDIVPIASSQSNLASTVILQTFTKDNKFNNRYIKLVESNEKIIETVNKTTGAIGYLTKEELEKLDFKKYSEIKSLKIKSMSILVGKKTLQKSENEIINILSLNQIKKLLIKKTDWNDLISKNIKLNIIKYSDYDQNAIKTVEEHEGTIAVVPWHSFYKSDAPFLKLYYMKKDMPLNLNFILSTPRNSGKYGGISYLIFNTFYVILLTAIISISIGISTGIMLAEYTSNKIFYKTVSMSVDILSSIPAIIFGLFGLIFFVPIFGMGILSGAITSSLMILPMIIKTTEEALKSIPKSYKYASVALGANKTETIIKILLPASSPGILTGIVLAIGRALGETAVLLFTMGTNLGLASSLNEPSRSLTVHLLLLFQEGYLDKGFATASILIIMILLINLTSKFLINKLYRIK
- the mutL gene encoding DNA mismatch repair endonuclease MutL, with product MNKIKFLDRSLVQKIAAGEAIDRPCSILRELLDNSIDSGADKIEVFLEEGGIRRILITDNGSGISKEDLKICYLPHTTSKINEEKDLEKIQTLGFRGEALSSIAICSNLTITSSTTGEDSYQIEVENGTEKYFKKQSAINGTIVDVTNLFHNFPARKRFLKKDSIETKMCLKVFEEKAVTHPGIDFKLSLNNELRKVYFKESLINRVQSVYGEIIENNKFGKIETEYENVQMKIFFAPPNFSRKDRRNIKIFLNRRPVEEHNLSEAIIDGHSRILTNRNFPICYLFLEIDPRYVDFNIHPQKKEVRFFNLPFLPKQVSSNINEFFDRERKEILQDYHNIIIKRQITNDAHLLHPEDDPTNSDFQAYKIIQNESLILDKPQNNKITNIIEDKVKFESQNPIQKDKTSFKSYIQNILLENPTMPNDFQRPIAKHEFKYRGQLFSEFLIVEKDNEVFFIDQHALHEKVIYQTLINSEKITQKLLIPIEFQVDCEDTDKILASELEEYKKLDIIVTKIKEQTYQLESIPNICNKYENVIIQFFKTRKSKTIDSLETDLYATIACRQAIKCNDTISFEFSQFLINEFFNLKLKYCPHGRKIYHKISKFELEKSVNRK
- the efp gene encoding elongation factor P, coding for MGTIKSGDIEKGTFLLFKGMPHIVLEREFSKMGRGGSIVRLKLKNLKNKSVVKETLKGADTVEEIEVLEVASQYLYKENENLIFMDLETYDQFDVNLREIANIEDKVMFLQEAEIYSLVKWGKEVIDLKLPPKVAFEVIDAEIAVKGDTVTNAMKNVTLHTGLVVKAPLFINVGDKILVNSETKEYAERVKE
- the pstC gene encoding phosphate ABC transporter permease subunit PstC, which codes for MKLTLKTKRNIVRLAFNCFIFTSATISTLTILLLVLFIIKNGLAPLLNNKIKVFNFLFSTNWDPTSRLQKSYGILSFIINSALTTFFSVLIALPIGLGFAIYLSEKTKGIYQKTLQTIIELLAGIPSVVYGFFGSTFIATLIKNTFRREDNLGYNLITSVIVLSIMILPTIISVSYTSLKAVPKSYKLASLALAATDWQTIYKVMIPSAGKGILAGVILAIGRAIGETIAVLMVGGGSPLFIQNIFSPIRTLTVNIAIDIGYASGTHKEALFSTALVLLLLVIIINSIKHFILSSSKRLKIK
- a CDS encoding substrate-binding domain-containing protein, producing MQVIKMLFTISVAFLFSNCTNKDKENVIAIGGSTSTTSIMDEMILRYQKINNQLKVTYDAQGSSVGIKGLFDGIYKMAISSREATEEEIAQGAKITIIAYDALIFITSPDIKITNITEEDLVKILNGNIRNWQQVGGHDAKINFINRDSSSGSHSSIKELVLDKILKNPEEAQFRQDSIMVKSNGEVIEKISLTPHSIGYISFGYARGAIEKGLHTLSINSIYPTKETITKDKYNIKRRLIAITNSISEDQNILDFINFMLSPNGQDIVEEQGFIKVHTTENN